The following coding sequences are from one Achromobacter sp. B7 window:
- a CDS encoding carbohydrate kinase family protein translates to MATPVLVCGSMAFDTIAVFEGRFKEHILADRIQSLSVSFLVPSMRKEYGGCSGNIAYNMNLLGGKPLPVATVGEDAGEYLERLSALGIDIARVKVIPDTFTAQCFITTDLDDNQITAFHPGAMSFSADNDLSDAQAAWAIVAPDAKEGMFAHAERLHARGIPFIFDLGQAMPLFDGADLERMLKMARALTVNDYEAGVVEQRTGRGMADIAATLEAVVVTRGAEGATLLTGGKTIQIAPVRATQVVDPTGCGDAQRGGLLYGLTSGWNWEDSCRLGNVMGAIKIASRGPQNHAPSRADIDAVLHATYGIHLPA, encoded by the coding sequence ATGGCAACCCCCGTCCTGGTTTGCGGTTCGATGGCGTTCGACACGATCGCCGTGTTCGAAGGCCGCTTCAAAGAGCACATTCTTGCCGACCGCATCCAGTCGTTGAGCGTGTCGTTCCTGGTGCCCAGCATGCGCAAGGAATATGGCGGTTGCTCGGGCAACATCGCCTACAACATGAATCTGCTGGGCGGCAAGCCGCTGCCCGTGGCCACCGTGGGCGAAGACGCCGGCGAATACCTGGAACGCCTGTCGGCCCTGGGCATCGACATCGCCCGCGTCAAGGTGATTCCCGATACGTTCACCGCGCAGTGCTTCATCACCACCGACCTGGACGACAACCAGATCACCGCTTTCCACCCGGGCGCCATGTCGTTCTCGGCCGACAACGACCTGAGCGATGCGCAAGCGGCCTGGGCCATCGTTGCCCCGGACGCCAAGGAAGGCATGTTCGCGCACGCCGAACGCCTGCACGCGCGTGGCATCCCGTTCATCTTTGACCTGGGCCAGGCGATGCCGCTGTTCGACGGCGCCGACCTGGAACGCATGCTGAAGATGGCGCGCGCCCTGACCGTGAATGACTACGAAGCCGGCGTTGTCGAACAGCGCACGGGCCGCGGCATGGCGGACATTGCCGCCACGTTGGAAGCCGTGGTCGTGACGCGCGGAGCCGAAGGCGCCACGCTCTTGACCGGCGGCAAGACGATCCAGATCGCGCCGGTGCGCGCCACGCAAGTGGTCGACCCGACCGGTTGCGGCGACGCGCAGCGCGGCGGCCTGCTTTACGGCCTGACCAGCGGCTGGAACTGGGAAGACAGCTGCCGCCTGGGCAACGTCATGGGCGCCATCAAGATCGCCTCGCGCGGCCCGCAGAATCACGCGCCGTCGCGCGCCGATATCGACGCGGT